In a single window of the Solea solea chromosome 14, fSolSol10.1, whole genome shotgun sequence genome:
- the LOC131473022 gene encoding zinc finger CCHC domain-containing protein 18, translating to MDVIDKLSVKVPNAVLVSGLTGSDKDEEIHDFLKRYGSINRTLRIDDPTTEFHTNLIVEYNHGTAVQALEPLLPYTYSFPDDPYVIYHVRALASVYTQKVGSNVTQTYLENLKGIAKLSGKDFEEVLKEAMSQIEESIEGAEPSPHKIPPQLLVDAPSLVTLGLPDVDPSTASAPSSKSKTPTNLNSSELNPPEVQKIVVEHIVRSEDRPSHSHPALRLRTFSGKIPRPYSEVDYDTWRSHVDLMMKDTSVSDLERTRRILESLLVPASDVIKHLGPEAPPTVYLQMLDSAFATVEDGEELFVRFMGTLQDSGEKPSTYLQRLQVALGNAVRRGGVAAQDSDKHLLRQFCRGCWDNVLLADLHLEQKKQTPPSFAELLLLLRTEEDRQEAKVMRMKQHLGTTKQKAVSHVQSVYECGETKAEFDANSIHELRKQVADLKSQLTSLMKKKKTTSSKRETSKMTETQKPDHANTEINLPSHKGATSKPKPWYCFRCGEDGHIVVTCESDN from the exons ATGGATGTTATTGATAAGCTAAGTGTTAAAGTTCCAAATGCAGTCCTTGTGAGTGGATTAACAGGGTCAGATAAAGATGAAGAGATTCATGACTTTCTGAAAAGGTATGGTTCAATTAACAGAACTTTAAGAATAGATGACCCAACAACAGAGTTTCATACAAACCTGATAGTAGAGTATAACCACGGCACTGCTGTACAAGCATTAGAGCCTCTTTTACCTTATACTTACTCATTTCCAGACGATCCTTATGTCATCTACCATGTACGAGCCCTGGCAAGTGTCTACACACAGAAGGTAGGCAGTAATGTCACACAGACGTACCTTGAAAACCTTAAGGGAATAGCCAAGCTGAGTGGAAAGGACTTTGAGGAGGTGTTAAAGGAGGCGATGTCACAAATAGAGGAGTCTATTGAAGGTGCAGAGCCCAGCCCACACAAGATTCCACCGCAGCTGCTGGTCGACGCTCCTTCTCTCGTAACACTTGGTCTCCCTGATGTTGATCCGAGTACAGCATCGGCCCCCTCCTCTAAATCAAAGACACCCACAAATCTAAATTCCAGTGAGCTCAACCCACCTGAAGTGCAAAAGATAGTGGTAGAGCACATTGTAAGAAGTGAAGACAGACCCTCACACTCTCATCCTGCCTTGAGATTGAGAACTTTCTCAGGTAAGATTCCTCGACCATACAGTGAGGTTGATTACGACACTTGGCGATCCCATGTTGACTTGATGATGAAAGACACTTCTGTCTCTGATCTTGAGAGAACTCGAAGAATCCTTGAGAGTCTTCTTGTCCCGGCTTCTGATGTCATCAAACATCTTGGTCCTGAAGCGCCCCCTACGGTCTATCTGCAAATGTTAGACTCTGCATTTGCCACAGTTGAAGATGGTGAGGAATTGTTTGTACGGTTTATGGGCACACTCCAGGACTCTGGTGAAAAACCATCTACCTATCTGCAACGTCTTCAAGTTGCCCTTGGTAATGCTGTGCGCAGAGGAGGTGTTGCAGCACAAGATTCAGACAAGCATCTTCTCAGACAGTTTTGCAGAGGCTGTTGGGACAACGTCCTGCTTGCTGACCTCCATCtagaacagaaaaaacaaacccctCCATCATTTGCTGAACTGTTGTTACTTTTACGTACAGAAGAAGATCGACAAGAAGCAAAAGTCATGAGGATGAAACAACACTTGGGTACCACGAAGCAGAAAGCTGTGTCACACGTTCAAAGTGTGTATGAATGTGGAGAAACCAAAGCTGAATTTGATGCAAATAGCATACATGAGCTGAGGAAACAGGTTGCAGATTTGAAGAGTCAGCTAACCTCtctcatgaaaaagaaaaagacaaccTCTTCCAAGAGGGAAACAtcgaaaatgacagaaacacaaaaacctgaccatgcaaacacagaaatcaaTCTACCTTCCCATAAGGGCGCCACTTCCAAGCCAAAGCCTTGGTACTGTTTTCGCTGTGGGGAAGATGGGCACATTGTAGTAACCTGTGAGTCTGAC AACTGA